The Castanea sativa cultivar Marrone di Chiusa Pesio chromosome 11, ASM4071231v1 genome contains a region encoding:
- the LOC142617884 gene encoding heavy metal-associated isoprenylated plant protein 16-like, whose protein sequence is MKQKVVIRVTLNNGKKNARSKAMQIAVGLQGVESVSLQGEDSSQIVVVGDNIDSVILTSLLRKKVGFAELTSVSPVSTEGEKAKQETKPSESGIQSMVWPTYQAGVPYYYQPGAPYYAYEVAGYNQNSCNIM, encoded by the exons ATGAAG CAAAAGGTAGTGATCAGGGTCACCTTAAATAATGGCAAAAAGAATGCTCGGTCCAAGGCCATGCAGATTGCAGTTGGTCTACAAG GTGTGGAATCAGTCTCTCTACAAGGTGAGGACAGCAGTCAGATTGTTGTTGTCGGGGACAACATTGATTCAGTCATCTTGACATCTTTGCTGAGGAAGAAAGTTGGATTTGCTGAGTTAACGAGTGTCTCGCCAGTCAGTACTGAGGGGGAAAAAGCAAAGCAAGAGACCAAACCTAGTGAATCTGGAATACAATCAATGGTTTGGCCAACTTATCAAGCCGGTGTACCATATTATTATCAACCTGGTGCACCATATTATGCATATGAAGTCGCGGGTTACAACCAGAACTCTTGCAATATTATGTGA